The region TTTGAAACTCATTGTCATGAATAGCTTTCCGCCTAGCCCACCATATAGCCCACATCATAACTAGGATCCTTGCTAGATCATGCTGGTTTGTGGTTTCAAACAGCCAAAAGATCCACAGCCTCGCATTCTCAGTTTTGTTAGATAACATATGCTCAAGGAGATCTTCATCGCATAGAGCCCAAACACATCTTGCCGTACGACAATCGAACAACGAATGCCGCCAAGAGTCCACTTCTTCATTGCAAATGGAACATGCTGGTGAGTCCGCCATCTTCCTACTATGGCGCACCGTCCCCGTTGGCAGTGACATCTGGGCCAGTCTCCATACAAATACTCTGACCTTTGATGGGATTTTCACCTTCCAAATCTTCGTCCATGATCTCCTCTCAGACTCCTTGTTGGAGTTGCTCGCGCGGTGTTCCAGCCACTCCTCTCGCTGATGTTTAATGCCCGAAGTAAGCAAAACGAACAGAAAACACTCCCCTCTTATCATAGTGCCACGCCCAAAAATCTTGCTGTACTCGGAAGCTGAGTTGGATACTCATAATGACATCAACATCAGGCTTCACAAAATGCTGCATAAGCACTGGCCTAATCCATGTCCTCGATGTTGGATCGATAAGTTCCGAGACAGTTTGAGGAGGATCAGGGGAGGTCGAACACATGGGTTTTAACATGTAATCCCTCGGCAACCAGTTCTCGTGCCAAATACTTGTGTTCTCCCCCGAGCCGATCCTCTTAATTAAGCCCAGAGTTAGCACATCTCGTCCTTCTATCAGTGATCGCCAAACCTGGGAGGGATGAGCTCCCAAGGTCGCCTAAAAAATAGATCCATCTgggaaatatcttgccttcagtacTCTCGCACTTAGAGAGTTTGGTTCTTGAATAATCCTCCACACCTGCCGTGCTAGTAGGGCTAGATTAAAAAGTTCAATATCGCGAAAGCCCATTCCTCCCATGAATTTTGGTTTACACATTGTTTCCCATGAAACCCAAGCCGGCTTCCTCTGCCCTTGCTTGCTGCCCCACCAGAACTTCCTTAGCAGACCATTTATGTGCTCACATAGACCTCGCGTTAACTTGAAGCACGACATAGAGTAAGTTGGTATTGCTTGCGCGACTGATTTAATAAGGACTTCCTTCCCTCCCGCAGACAAGCACTTCTCCATCCATCCTTGAACATGCTTCCAGATTCGGTCCTTGAGATATTTAAAGCATCCTTCCTTGGCTGTACCAACATCACTTGGTAAGCCCAAGTATTTGTTCGACAACGCCTCATTATGAACGTCGAGAACGTTCTTAACTTCCATTCGAGTAGCCTCGGTAACTCCCTTACTGAAATAAATAGATGACTTCTCCATATTTATTCGTTGTCCTGAGGCGTCACAATATACTTTTAGCAACTTATTCACCTTGGTAGCACTCTCCGTTGTTGCTTCAAAAAATAATAGGTTGTCGTCTGCAAACAGCAGATGGTTCACCGCAGGTGCAGAGGCCGCTACTGACAGGCCCCTCACACCACCTCCGTGTGTTTTCAACAAACATGAGAGTCCTTCCGCCGCCGCCAAAAGAAATAGATATGGCGATATTGGGTCCCCCTGACGAACTCCTCGGGAGGGCCTGAAATCATCCAACCTTCCACCATTAAACAGAACGGAGAAAGAAATTGACGAAACGCACCTCATGACCGCATCCGTGAACACTGGGCTAAAACCCAGTTTTAGCATTACAGCTTTAAGGTAAGGCCATTCTAGCCTGTCGtacgccttcatcatatcaagcttcaaCGCACAAAATCGATTGTACTTGATCTTCCGTGCTTTCATGTAGTGGAGACACTCGTATGCCGTTATGAAGTTGTCAGTTATTAGACGTCCAGGAACGAAAGCGGATTGCTCTTCGGAGATCACCTCGGGGAGGATTACTTTCAGCCTGTTTGCTAAGACCTTTGACGCTATCTTATAGATGATGTTGCAAAGGCTTATAGGCCTAGCCAATGAAGGAGGGGGTGTGCGACGGgcaaaaatgggccggcccagttgggcTAACCGTGTGGCGCGGTCTATTTGACACTCATACGGCCTATTCGTATGACATGTCAAATGTCCATATTACTATTTATATGTTTATTTTGGAAAGTTGTACATAAGCGGGACTTTTCTAAGCTAATCCTGTGGATAAGCAATATTTTTTTATAAATGGGAATAAAGAATGCCGCTAATAAGAATTTTCCCAATTTTCACCGACCAGATAGTTGATAGCGTGTTACTATTTATTGAGAAACTTCTAAGCACTGATTATTTTTGCACATGAATATGTTATTATGGTTAAGGTTCGATGACCAGATAACCAATAGCATGCTATTGTTTGTTAAGAAACTTCTCAATTTTCACTTCCGAAAATCTGTGAATGACTAAGTAAGCACATTTTGGCGTAAATATTACCTTGCTATGGCTGTTGATGGCACTGCACTTGTCAGCAGTTGTACGGTATCTTAAATGGAATGCACCGGCATCCGAGAGTACCTGTCAGAGACGGCCAAATACGAGAACGAGAACGAACCTGTCAGTCAAAGCTTATCCACAGCAAGGCAGCAACGTTCCACTTGCAGATCACAAAGATCCTAAACCAGCGACGCAAATTTGCAGGAAAAAACAGCTAGGCCAGCCCCATCTAGGATCAGGAGCAGTTCCAGGAGCCCCCGACCTTGATCGGGAAAATATCTGCTGATGAAACGAAACCAATAATAGGCTCTCCTAATTCCATAATTCGACAGCGGCACAGCGGCACCTTGACTAGTTGGCCTTCTCGACGGCGATAGGACCAGTCGGCACGGATACACGGGCAATAATCCATCCGCCTCATTCCAATCCACCGACGTGCATTCCGCTATACCCATACCTCTCCCCTTGCCCGTGACCAGCCCGCCTGTCGCACCTCTACCATTCAATCCTCCTCTCCTGCGCCAACGACGCACGGCCACCCCGCCACCCCGTCCAGCTCGCCTATAAGAAGCAGCGTAGACGATGCTAAGCCGCTCACTCCAACACAGCCACCCAACACTATCACAAAGCCGCACAAGCTAGACTATCTCCTCAGTAGCACTACCGGAGCCTCCCAGTTAGCAATATGGCAAAGTGCCTCGCCGTCGCGCTTCTGCTGCTGGTGGCGCTCGCGTACTGCGACGGGAGGGAGCTGAACCAGAAGGACCAGGCACTACCAACGACTCGCGGGGCTGGTGCCGGTCGTGCCGTCGACGAGTCCAAGGCGCTAGGGCTGCCAGACCTGCCGCTCGTCGGAACCGTTACCGGTACCAGCACCATTACCGGCCCGCTGGTGGTGCTTCCTGGGATCCCTGCTCACCCATGATCATCTCGTGTTCATGTGCTTACAAGATGAAGCTCACCTTGTGGCTTTAGACTTTAGGCTCTAGCTAGCACCGTCCGGAGGAAAAATGCCGGTGTTTCGCTCATGTCCATGCTCCTTAATGGGCGTCTGTATCAACCAGCCTGTCGTCTGTATTTCTTTGCAGTTCTTTGTTCCAGTAATTTTCGTTCCTTGATGTGCCACATGTATCATCAAAGTAATAAATACTACTCCTTTTGTCAGTGTGTTCGCCTTCTTGGATAGACATGTCAACAGGTTGCATCACCTACCTTGCCACTCTAATCATGAAGTCCCGAGTCCGGATTCTTATAAGAATAAGCCCAGAGCCGTGGATTATGCTTGCACTTCAACGTTGTGCCTGACACCATCTGTTTCTTTTTACTAAGTGTATAAGATTTGTCTTAGGTCAAACTTCTTAAAGTTTGACCCAACTTATATTACAAAATGTAAACATCTATAATAGAAATATATATAATATGCAAATTAATCCCATATGATGCATCTAAAGATATTAATttagtattgtgaatgttgatattttttcctaCAAACTTAGTCAacttttacgaagtttgacttaagacaactcttttatgcggagtaaaaagaatcaAAGGGGAGAGGAGTATATACATAGATAATAGAGCGCTGTCAAGGTGACCAACCCAATAATAATATCTCAACTTCATCAAATGAACAGTATAGACATAGTGTATGTGCACAAATCCAAAACAACATAAATAAGGGGAACTCCATGATACAGGTTTCTATGTAATTTACAACGTGTTTTTACAACCTTTCCTGTTCGTCAATGGCGTACTTTTTAAAACATAGGCAAAAGATTTGTCtaatcgattaattaagaagaagagaattgtccGGTTAATTAAAAAAACCCGGAAAAAACACCTCTAGCGCCCCCACATCGCCCCGTCGGGCGTCTAGGGTGGCTTGCCTCCGCCGCCGCTCAGGCCCCTCCTCGTCCTctcttcctcgccgccgccggcaggtGCCGTCCGGAAAAGCTACGGTCGGTGGTCGGCTGCGGCGAGACTCTTGCTCCTGGTGCGGATGTGAATGCGGACAAGAAGATCATGGACATGGCGACGGATCGCGGTGTCGACTGCACTAGCAGGCTAGCCTTCCCGGCGAACGACAACGCACTGGTGGTGCAGCGCTCCTGCACGTCTCGTCCTGGGTGTCTGTAGCCGTGCGGCTCATGCGGAGCAATGCACGGGATGGTGCGTATGACTCGGGTAGATCCGACCACCATGCTGGCGGGGCTTGATCTGAAGTGTGGTGGTAATTTTTGCCGTCGTGCGATGATACTTTCTCGTCATGTGGCCGAACCATCACCCAGATTCGCCAAATAGGTGCTCGCCGCCTTCCCAGATCTGCCATGGTGGAGGTTGTTGAGCCAGCTGGACTTTCGGACGGGCATGGTGTTCCCATCATCGGATGTTTCCCCTTGTTCATTCTTGCTCGATCTTGTTGCTTACAAGCTCATGCAATTGAGAACCCAGGATCTTCA is a window of Triticum dicoccoides isolate Atlit2015 ecotype Zavitan chromosome 2B, WEW_v2.0, whole genome shotgun sequence DNA encoding:
- the LOC119368355 gene encoding uncharacterized protein LOC119368355; translated protein: MAKCLAVALLLLVALAYCDGRELNQKDQALPTTRGAGAGRAVDESKALGLPDLPLVGTVTGTSTITGPLVVLPGIPAHP